A window of the Pseudomonas furukawaii genome harbors these coding sequences:
- a CDS encoding AraC family transcriptional regulator, with protein sequence MRPLLSRDLASSDEGPVLIARVLEQADLRATEPHRHARGQLLGSTRGLVSVQADLKRWVVPATHAVWIPPDLLHSLRSHGPFAGWSLYLTPQACGGMPEEPCVLAMSGLLREAVGRAATWDARRLEPAQRRLAWVMLDEMRSLPEVPLGLPIPRDARLRTLAAALCDAPGDDTGMTAWARRVGIAPRTLTRRFVEETGFTFTAWRQRARLLRAVELLAAGTPVTTVALELGYVNVSAFIALFRRAFGTTPGRWEGWRADPTPHESDLRALPARRGDGVFDVPDISSGNCTDSGASAPRGP encoded by the coding sequence ATGCGCCCACTCCTGTCCCGCGACCTGGCTTCTTCCGACGAGGGCCCGGTGCTGATTGCCCGGGTCCTGGAACAGGCCGACCTGCGCGCCACCGAACCGCACCGGCACGCCCGGGGCCAATTGCTGGGGTCCACCCGGGGGTTGGTCTCCGTCCAGGCAGACTTGAAGCGCTGGGTGGTCCCGGCCACTCATGCCGTCTGGATACCGCCGGACCTGCTGCACAGCCTTCGCTCCCACGGGCCCTTCGCAGGGTGGAGCCTCTATCTCACACCCCAGGCCTGCGGCGGGATGCCCGAGGAGCCCTGTGTACTGGCCATGTCCGGATTGCTGAGGGAGGCCGTAGGGCGCGCCGCCACCTGGGACGCCCGGCGGCTGGAGCCTGCGCAGCGGCGCCTGGCCTGGGTGATGCTCGATGAAATGCGATCCCTGCCCGAGGTGCCGCTGGGCTTGCCGATTCCACGCGACGCGCGCCTGAGGACCCTCGCGGCGGCGCTGTGCGATGCCCCGGGCGATGACACCGGCATGACCGCCTGGGCCAGGCGCGTGGGTATCGCACCCCGCACATTGACGCGACGCTTTGTCGAGGAAACGGGCTTCACCTTCACCGCCTGGCGGCAGCGGGCGAGATTGCTCCGTGCCGTCGAGCTGTTGGCGGCCGGCACACCCGTCACCACCGTCGCCCTGGAGCTGGGCTATGTGAATGTCAGCGCCTTCATCGCGTTGTTCAGGCGAGCCTTCGGGACCACGCCGGGGCGCTGGGAAGGGTGGAGGGCGGACCCAACGCCCCATGAATCCGACCTTCGCGCCTTGCCCGCTCGCAGGGGCGACGGTGTTTTCGACGTCCCCGACATATCGTCAGGGAATTGCACCGACAGTGGCGCCTCTGCACCACGGGGCCCTTAA
- a CDS encoding D-arabinono-1,4-lactone oxidase yields the protein MNTSSNNMHINEFGIEHAHWRNWVGNQSCVRAARAAPTSEDELCTLIRDATRKGLNVRVAGSGHSFTPVALTSGLHLTLANMTGVRHIDHEKRRVTAAAGTTINQLVGVLKAEGLSMINQGDIDSQALAGALTTGTHGTGITLGNMASSIVGMKLVQPDGEIIVVDESTPDLLLASRVSLGVLGAISEITLQVTDSFNLHERIWREDFESVMEKHDELARKHRHFSFFWCPYEQSRHCYCLPDTAATSTTGRTTDVCEVKVMDITDRPPFESAFEKVAYSSDVYPIEYVPNFHELEYAVPLIHSKDALRAVRKLMLEDFPEAIYPIEYRFTAGDGAWMSPFYEQDSVTISVSGEPGTDYWDYLRAVDAILRAYGGRPHWGKMHFLTGEDVAALYPRAGDFRALRRQLDPQGFYLNDHLSLLFR from the coding sequence ATGAACACGTCCTCGAACAACATGCACATCAACGAGTTCGGCATCGAACATGCCCATTGGCGCAACTGGGTGGGGAACCAGTCCTGCGTCCGCGCCGCCCGTGCCGCACCGACCAGCGAAGATGAACTCTGCACCCTGATCCGCGACGCGACCCGCAAGGGGCTGAATGTCCGGGTCGCCGGCTCCGGGCATTCCTTCACACCGGTGGCGCTGACCAGCGGCCTGCACCTGACGCTGGCCAACATGACCGGCGTGCGCCACATCGACCACGAGAAGCGCCGCGTCACGGCGGCGGCGGGCACCACCATCAACCAGCTGGTGGGCGTGCTCAAGGCCGAGGGGCTGTCGATGATCAACCAGGGCGACATCGACAGCCAGGCGCTGGCCGGCGCGCTCACCACCGGCACCCACGGCACCGGGATCACGCTGGGCAACATGGCCTCGTCCATCGTCGGCATGAAGCTGGTCCAGCCCGACGGAGAGATCATCGTCGTGGACGAGAGCACGCCGGACCTGCTGCTGGCCTCCCGGGTATCCCTGGGCGTACTCGGGGCGATCTCCGAGATCACCCTCCAGGTGACGGACAGCTTCAACCTCCACGAGCGCATCTGGCGCGAGGACTTCGAAAGCGTGATGGAGAAGCACGACGAACTGGCTCGCAAGCACCGCCACTTCAGCTTCTTCTGGTGCCCCTACGAGCAGAGCCGTCATTGCTACTGCCTGCCGGACACCGCCGCCACTTCGACCACCGGCCGCACCACCGATGTCTGCGAAGTGAAGGTGATGGACATCACCGACCGCCCGCCCTTCGAAAGCGCGTTCGAGAAGGTGGCGTACAGCTCGGATGTCTACCCCATCGAGTACGTCCCGAACTTCCATGAGCTCGAGTACGCGGTGCCGCTGATCCACAGCAAGGACGCGCTGCGGGCCGTGCGCAAGCTGATGCTGGAAGACTTCCCGGAGGCCATCTATCCCATCGAGTACCGCTTCACCGCCGGCGACGGGGCCTGGATGAGCCCCTTCTACGAGCAGGACAGCGTGACCATTTCCGTTTCCGGCGAACCGGGTACCGACTACTGGGACTACCTCCGCGCCGTGGACGCCATCCTGCGTGCCTACGGTGGCCGGCCGCACTGGGGCAAGATGCACTTCCTCACCGGCGAGGACGTCGCCGCCCTTTACCCCCGCGCCGGGGACTTCCGCGCCCTGCGGCGTCAGCTCGATCCCCAGGGCTTCTACCTCAACGACCACCTGAGCCTGTTGTTCCGCTAG
- a CDS encoding nuclear transport factor 2 family protein: MTLSPADSKQRIFDLFHDLVQAETLDPEKVADYLDPDYQQRVDGVLLDYQGFIAHMHRQKEAIARVEVEFLCLVAEGNVVFSNHQVHALTRDGRRVVVKVIAQFELKQGRLLRCDELTRLVSGTQEDEDLGSRH; encoded by the coding sequence ATGACACTCAGCCCCGCAGACAGCAAGCAACGCATCTTCGACCTCTTCCACGACCTGGTGCAGGCCGAAACCCTCGATCCGGAAAAGGTGGCGGACTACCTCGACCCCGACTATCAGCAGCGGGTGGATGGCGTCCTCCTCGACTACCAGGGCTTCATCGCCCATATGCACAGGCAGAAGGAGGCCATCGCCCGCGTTGAGGTGGAGTTCCTCTGCCTGGTCGCCGAGGGGAACGTGGTGTTCAGCAATCATCAGGTCCACGCCCTCACCCGGGACGGTCGTCGGGTGGTGGTCAAGGTGATCGCCCAGTTCGAGCTGAAACAGGGCCGCCTGTTGCGCTGCGATGAACTGACGCGACTGGTTTCAGGCACCCAGGAGGATGAGGACCTGGGATCGAGGCACTGA
- a CDS encoding SDR family NAD(P)-dependent oxidoreductase, whose protein sequence is MGRLNDKVALITGGAGGCGLAASELFAREGARVAILDLPHSDGEAVAARINAAGGEACFLPADVSVAEQVNRAVAEAEARFGPITVLMNHAGTIHAAPFLDTTEADWERLMNINVKSMFLVTRAVLPKMIEAGGGSVICTSSISGVVGTPMEVLYCTTKGACHMFARAIAVEFRDRNIRSNAICPGFIGTAHGRRELDLLREFGAEVSDEALKAMQGRLCDPSEVAAAALFLASDDASFVNGAHLFVDNAYTAA, encoded by the coding sequence ATGGGACGACTGAACGACAAGGTCGCGCTGATCACCGGGGGCGCGGGTGGCTGCGGCCTCGCCGCCTCCGAACTCTTCGCCCGGGAAGGCGCACGGGTCGCCATTCTCGACCTGCCCCACAGTGACGGCGAGGCCGTGGCCGCGCGGATCAACGCCGCTGGCGGCGAGGCCTGCTTCCTGCCGGCCGACGTGTCGGTCGCGGAGCAGGTGAACCGCGCCGTGGCCGAGGCCGAGGCCCGCTTCGGCCCCATCACCGTGCTGATGAACCACGCCGGCACCATTCACGCCGCGCCCTTCCTCGACACCACCGAAGCGGACTGGGAGCGGCTGATGAACATCAACGTCAAGAGCATGTTCCTGGTGACCCGGGCCGTGTTGCCGAAGATGATCGAGGCCGGCGGCGGCAGCGTCATCTGCACCTCGTCCATTTCCGGCGTGGTGGGCACCCCCATGGAAGTCCTCTACTGCACCACCAAGGGGGCCTGCCACATGTTCGCGCGGGCCATCGCGGTGGAGTTCCGCGACCGCAACATCCGCAGCAACGCCATCTGCCCGGGCTTTATCGGCACCGCCCATGGCCGCCGCGAGCTGGACCTGCTGCGGGAGTTCGGCGCCGAAGTGTCCGACGAGGCACTCAAGGCGATGCAGGGACGCCTCTGCGACCCGAGCGAAGTGGCCGCCGCCGCGCTGTTCCTGGCCAGCGACGATGCCAGCTTCGTCAACGGCGCCCACCTGTTCGTCGACAACGCCTACACCGCCGCCTGA
- a CDS encoding LysR substrate-binding domain-containing protein — protein sequence MKIQPLPPLHSLVAFESAARHLSFTLAAKELNVTQGAISRQVRLLEDYLGKALFTRTTRSMSLTPTGTLYFDTVRDCMLHLARTTGEIRQWRGDQQVTVATSTAMASLWLLPKVAEFQRQHEEIDLRIIAHDHVKDYSRLESDLSLYYCHTPPKGMEVTPLFSEEIFLVCSPAYLARHPQLATVEGLASCTWLWLEDSQRDWIGWPEWFKRLGQEPITPKHRVNINSYSMLIQSAISGQGVALAWNKLVDDPLSTGALVKPNDLVLRTDAQFCLLENPSERGPRESVRLFRDWLMAQPSVQAG from the coding sequence GTGAAAATCCAACCACTTCCACCCCTGCACAGCCTGGTGGCATTCGAGTCGGCGGCTCGCCATCTGAGCTTCACCCTCGCGGCGAAGGAGCTGAATGTCACCCAGGGTGCCATCAGCCGCCAGGTCCGGCTGCTGGAGGACTACCTGGGCAAGGCGCTCTTTACCCGCACCACCCGCAGCATGAGCCTGACGCCCACCGGCACGCTGTATTTCGACACGGTGCGGGACTGCATGCTGCACCTGGCACGGACCACCGGAGAGATCCGCCAGTGGCGTGGCGACCAGCAGGTGACGGTGGCCACCAGCACGGCCATGGCCTCGCTCTGGCTGCTGCCCAAGGTGGCGGAGTTCCAGCGCCAGCACGAAGAGATCGACCTGCGGATCATCGCCCACGACCATGTGAAGGACTACTCCCGCCTGGAGAGCGACCTGTCGCTGTACTACTGCCACACGCCGCCGAAGGGCATGGAGGTCACGCCGCTGTTCTCCGAGGAGATCTTCCTGGTGTGCAGCCCGGCTTATCTGGCCCGTCATCCCCAGTTGGCGACCGTCGAAGGGCTGGCGTCCTGCACCTGGCTCTGGCTGGAGGACTCCCAACGGGACTGGATCGGCTGGCCGGAGTGGTTCAAGCGCCTGGGACAAGAGCCCATCACGCCGAAGCACCGGGTCAATATCAACAGCTACAGCATGCTGATCCAGTCGGCAATCAGTGGCCAGGGCGTGGCGCTGGCCTGGAACAAGCTGGTGGATGACCCTCTGAGCACGGGGGCGCTGGTCAAGCCCAACGACCTGGTGCTGCGCACGGACGCCCAGTTCTGCCTGCTGGAAAACCCCAGCGAGCGCGGTCCCCGTGAAAGCGTGCGGCTGTTCCGCGACTGGCTGATGGCCCAGCCCTCGGTGCAGGCAGGGTAG
- a CDS encoding GNAT family N-acetyltransferase, giving the protein MTDMPDCAGFPARPVSPDDLDLICRHREAMFLEAGGIAADLSVMGAHFRPWLRERLADGRYYGFVLLDAGIPIAGIGLMTLDWPPHPNHPEQDRRGYVLNVYVEPGHRRRGLASALMELADAEFARRGVGFAVLHATDAGRPVYAGLGWQATAEMAKRIG; this is encoded by the coding sequence ATGACCGATATGCCCGACTGCGCAGGCTTCCCCGCACGCCCCGTTTCACCGGATGACCTCGACCTGATCTGCCGGCACCGCGAGGCGATGTTCCTCGAAGCCGGCGGCATCGCGGCGGACCTCAGCGTGATGGGCGCGCACTTCCGTCCCTGGCTGCGGGAGCGTCTTGCCGATGGCCGTTACTACGGATTCGTCCTGCTGGATGCCGGCATTCCCATCGCGGGAATCGGCCTGATGACACTCGACTGGCCGCCCCACCCCAACCACCCCGAGCAGGACCGGCGCGGCTATGTGCTGAACGTGTACGTCGAACCTGGGCACAGGCGTCGCGGGCTCGCTTCGGCCCTGATGGAGCTGGCGGACGCCGAGTTCGCTCGCCGTGGCGTCGGTTTTGCCGTACTCCACGCCACCGACGCCGGCAGGCCCGTGTATGCGGGGCTGGGCTGGCAAGCGACGGCGGAAATGGCCAAGCGGATCGGCTGA
- a CDS encoding BCCT family transporter, giving the protein MRAESGLLKGLNPAVTIISLLAVVTFVLSCALFAERASAVFQSASDFILQNFKWFYLASVTGVLGLLIYLMCSRYGQIKLGRDEDTPEFSFGSWIAMLFSGGMGIGLIFWSVAEPMWHYAGNPFATGLTDEAASAAMRITLFHWGLHPWAIFTIVGLGLAYFAYRKGLPLTMRSILYPLIGDRIYGPIGHAVDILAVVITAFGVSQSLGLGVVQMNTGLSQVFDLPISLGVQIALIVLITLVTTVSVMAGVSRGMKRLSEWNMLLSVVLVALILVLGPTRYILNLMLESTGDYAQNIIGLSFWSDTQKDSGWQNWWTAFYWPWWMTWGPFVGLFIARISKGRTIRELIAGALLVPTLVTIIWMSVFGGAALKSEQDDRRLHEQQVASGQLQGEQARFEGGTVLLATKQETTAAMFTLLQKIDTGLLGQALSVLVCLLLATYFITSADSGTQVLCTLNSLGSTNPPQSIRLLWCVLEGAIATGLLLAGGLKAIQMASIAAGLPIAAFILLISYTLMRSLRQEAAGGLPQLPPGSRNPLQEHTPEGVPHIGGAVSGGALDLGLTAKRAG; this is encoded by the coding sequence ATGCGTGCCGAGTCAGGTCTGCTGAAAGGCCTCAATCCCGCCGTAACGATCATCTCGTTGCTGGCCGTCGTAACTTTCGTACTGTCGTGCGCCCTCTTCGCCGAGCGCGCGAGCGCGGTGTTCCAGAGCGCTTCCGACTTCATCCTGCAGAACTTCAAGTGGTTCTACCTGGCCTCCGTCACCGGCGTGCTGGGCCTGCTGATCTACCTGATGTGCAGTCGCTACGGGCAGATCAAGCTCGGCCGCGACGAGGACACCCCCGAGTTCAGTTTCGGTTCCTGGATCGCGATGCTGTTCAGCGGCGGCATGGGCATCGGCCTGATCTTCTGGTCGGTGGCCGAGCCCATGTGGCATTACGCGGGCAACCCCTTCGCCACCGGGCTGACCGATGAAGCGGCCAGCGCCGCCATGCGCATCACCCTGTTCCACTGGGGCCTGCATCCCTGGGCGATCTTCACCATCGTCGGCCTCGGCCTGGCCTACTTCGCCTACCGCAAGGGCCTGCCGCTGACCATGCGCTCGATCCTCTACCCACTGATCGGCGACCGCATCTACGGTCCCATCGGCCATGCGGTGGACATCCTCGCGGTGGTCATTACCGCCTTCGGCGTGTCCCAGTCCCTGGGGCTTGGCGTGGTGCAGATGAACACGGGGCTGAGCCAGGTGTTCGACCTGCCCATCAGCCTGGGCGTGCAGATCGCCCTGATCGTCCTCATCACCCTGGTCACCACCGTCTCGGTCATGGCCGGCGTGTCCCGGGGCATGAAACGCCTGTCCGAATGGAACATGCTGCTGTCGGTGGTCCTGGTGGCGCTCATCCTGGTGCTGGGCCCGACCCGCTACATCCTCAACCTGATGCTGGAAAGCACCGGTGACTACGCCCAGAACATCATCGGCCTGAGCTTCTGGAGCGATACCCAGAAGGACAGCGGCTGGCAGAACTGGTGGACCGCCTTCTACTGGCCCTGGTGGATGACCTGGGGCCCCTTCGTCGGCCTGTTCATCGCCCGCATCTCCAAGGGCCGCACCATCCGCGAACTGATCGCCGGCGCGCTGCTGGTCCCCACCCTGGTGACCATCATCTGGATGTCGGTCTTCGGCGGCGCGGCCCTGAAGAGCGAACAGGACGACCGCCGATTGCACGAGCAACAGGTCGCCAGCGGCCAGCTGCAGGGCGAGCAGGCCAGGTTCGAAGGTGGCACCGTGCTCCTGGCCACCAAGCAGGAAACCACCGCGGCCATGTTCACCCTGCTGCAGAAGATCGACACCGGCCTGCTCGGCCAGGCCCTCAGCGTGCTGGTCTGCCTCCTGCTGGCGACCTACTTCATCACCTCCGCCGACTCGGGCACCCAGGTGCTCTGTACGCTGAACTCCCTGGGCAGCACCAACCCGCCCCAGAGCATCCGCCTGCTGTGGTGCGTGCTGGAGGGCGCCATCGCCACGGGCCTGCTGCTGGCGGGCGGGCTCAAGGCCATCCAGATGGCCAGCATCGCCGCCGGCCTGCCCATTGCCGCCTTCATCCTGCTGATCAGCTACACCCTGATGCGCAGCCTGCGCCAGGAAGCCGCTGGCGGCCTGCCCCAGTTACCCCCGGGCAGCCGTAACCCCCTGCAGGAGCACACCCCGGAGGGCGTCCCGCACATTGGCGGAGCGGTATCGGGCGGGGCTCTGGATCTCGGCCTGACCGCGAAACGAGCCGGCTGA
- a CDS encoding rhodanese-like domain-containing protein encodes MSRITCCELAEWRASARQFSLLDVRRAAVRAADRAEIPGARWLDPEAVFSWKDSVPRDRPAVLYCAQGHEISQGIAATLEAMGLDARYLIDGFAGWREAGQLIQGLQPAEAVD; translated from the coding sequence ATGAGCCGAATCACCTGTTGCGAACTGGCGGAATGGCGGGCGTCAGCCCGTCAGTTCAGCTTGCTGGACGTGCGCCGCGCCGCCGTGCGTGCGGCGGACCGGGCCGAGATTCCCGGTGCGCGCTGGCTGGATCCGGAAGCGGTGTTCAGCTGGAAGGACTCGGTGCCGCGCGACAGGCCGGCGGTGCTCTATTGCGCCCAGGGCCACGAGATCAGCCAGGGCATCGCGGCCACGCTGGAGGCCATGGGGCTCGATGCCCGCTACCTGATCGACGGCTTTGCCGGCTGGCGCGAAGCGGGCCAGCTCATCCAGGGCCTCCAGCCGGCGGAAGCTGTCGATTGA
- a CDS encoding helix-turn-helix transcriptional regulator, protein MNPQDASRIADVIGAVGTSHLGQSLCALLAGDVRFDMSCGYLFRFDRPAVLLHDGYNGRVPARTLNAYLRGGYLLDPFYVACMNEHPAGLWRMSDLAPDSFLSSGFALSPDLHPCISSTHGTQVEEVGYIVPLQTRIAVVFSLMRAENHGPFPEADMRRLQTLAPVVSAAFQAHWRLRPEEPGEPTGMPDSQLESAFVDILQGQLTDAQRYIAKLLLQGHSNASIAHLLGISEGTVKVHKHNIYQRLQISSNADLFRLFIDYIAQSTR, encoded by the coding sequence ATGAACCCACAGGATGCGAGCAGGATCGCCGACGTCATCGGCGCGGTAGGTACCAGCCACCTGGGACAGAGCCTCTGCGCACTGCTGGCCGGCGACGTGCGCTTCGACATGAGCTGCGGCTACCTCTTCCGCTTCGACCGCCCCGCCGTCCTGCTGCACGACGGCTACAACGGCCGCGTTCCGGCCAGGACCCTGAATGCCTACCTGCGCGGTGGCTACCTGCTCGATCCCTTCTACGTCGCCTGCATGAACGAGCACCCGGCAGGACTCTGGCGCATGAGCGACCTGGCGCCGGACAGCTTCCTCTCCTCCGGGTTCGCCCTCTCACCGGACCTGCATCCCTGCATCTCCTCCACCCATGGCACCCAGGTGGAAGAAGTGGGCTACATCGTCCCGCTGCAGACGCGGATCGCCGTGGTCTTCTCACTGATGCGCGCGGAGAACCACGGGCCCTTCCCGGAGGCGGACATGCGCCGCCTGCAAACCCTCGCCCCCGTCGTCAGCGCCGCCTTCCAGGCCCATTGGCGCCTGCGCCCGGAGGAGCCCGGCGAGCCCACCGGCATGCCCGACAGCCAACTGGAAAGCGCCTTCGTCGACATCCTCCAGGGCCAGCTCACCGACGCCCAGCGCTACATCGCCAAGCTGCTGCTCCAGGGCCACAGCAACGCTTCCATCGCCCACCTGCTGGGCATCTCCGAAGGCACCGTGAAGGTGCACAAGCACAACATCTACCAGCGCCTGCAGATCTCCAGCAACGCCGACCTGTTCCGCCTGTTCATCGACTACATCGCGCAGTCCACGCGCTGA
- a CDS encoding TraX family protein has product MTARRAPEARDSGLDLIKWMAMLTMLLDHLRYLWPDADWLFVVGRAAFPLFCLGIAANVARTRPGDLFNDGNLRYLGWMMAFSVLSEIPYRLLSPLSDNLNVMPTLLLGLLGAWAVHHRDRASLLLATVTLLITLMLHSRLMYGAVGVVLPAALLVAIDRPCRWWLLPAALAMLANSGNRWLLDSGLTLETLAIFITAFATPIGGLWLLRQRIRLRIWPVRRWGYFFYPAHLALIQVIRMVL; this is encoded by the coding sequence ATGACAGCCAGGCGCGCACCGGAAGCCCGCGACAGCGGCCTGGACCTCATCAAGTGGATGGCCATGCTGACCATGCTGCTGGACCACTTGCGTTATCTCTGGCCGGATGCCGACTGGCTGTTCGTCGTAGGTCGGGCCGCCTTCCCGCTGTTCTGCCTGGGCATCGCCGCCAACGTCGCGCGCACCCGCCCGGGTGATTTGTTCAACGACGGCAACCTGCGCTATCTCGGCTGGATGATGGCCTTTTCGGTGCTGTCCGAGATTCCCTATCGCCTGCTTTCGCCGTTGAGCGACAACCTCAACGTGATGCCGACCCTGTTGCTCGGGCTGCTGGGGGCCTGGGCCGTCCATCATCGCGACCGCGCGAGCCTGCTGCTGGCGACGGTGACGCTCCTCATCACTCTCATGCTTCATTCACGCCTGATGTATGGCGCCGTCGGGGTAGTGCTTCCGGCCGCGCTGCTGGTGGCGATCGATCGCCCCTGCCGCTGGTGGCTGCTCCCTGCGGCGCTGGCCATGCTCGCCAACAGCGGCAATCGCTGGCTGCTCGACTCGGGACTCACCCTGGAAACCCTGGCCATCTTCATCACGGCGTTCGCCACGCCTATCGGAGGGCTCTGGCTGCTTCGCCAGCGGATCAGGCTGCGCATCTGGCCCGTCCGCCGCTGGGGCTACTTCTTCTACCCGGCCCACCTGGCGCTGATTCAGGTGATTCGCATGGTCCTCTAG
- the eutH gene encoding ethanolamine utilization protein EutH, whose protein sequence is MEHIGTYILYLIMACAVIGAVASLLDSESELGKEFTAGLHSIGPIFIPVAGTMAAIPFIASFISQWVAPLFAALGADPGIAGPIFIASDMGGYQLAHALAHEPEGWVLGLITGFQSGATLIFVIPVGLAMLDKADHKYMALGIMAGLLSIPVSIMIVALLMQGLGLGVRPEVATTGEATQALHFTLPMLLRNLLPLILFCIALAAALRYASGLMVRAFLLLGRAMYAAVTLILVASIVEYFTGVFTQVFGGWGFAPIIADEADQFRALEIAGYIGIMLCGAFPMVYLIKRYLARPLQHVAVRLGMSPVGAAGLLAASANILAMFRLVADMPPKDKVLVIAFAVCAAFTFGDHMAFSANFQPSLILPLIIGKLGGGLIGMAIAYWLAVPKALQLGRDEPPRDALRVSAGLS, encoded by the coding sequence ATGGAACACATCGGAACCTACATCCTCTACCTCATCATGGCCTGCGCGGTCATCGGCGCCGTGGCCTCCCTGCTCGACTCGGAATCCGAGCTGGGCAAGGAGTTCACCGCCGGCCTGCACAGCATCGGGCCCATCTTCATCCCGGTGGCCGGCACCATGGCCGCCATCCCCTTCATCGCCAGCTTCATCAGCCAGTGGGTAGCCCCGCTGTTCGCGGCCCTGGGGGCGGATCCGGGCATCGCCGGGCCCATCTTCATCGCCTCCGACATGGGCGGCTATCAGCTCGCCCATGCCCTGGCCCACGAACCCGAAGGCTGGGTGCTGGGGCTGATCACCGGCTTCCAGTCCGGCGCCACGCTGATCTTCGTCATCCCGGTAGGGCTGGCCATGCTCGACAAGGCCGACCACAAGTACATGGCCCTCGGCATCATGGCCGGCCTGCTCAGCATCCCCGTCAGCATCATGATCGTCGCGCTGCTGATGCAGGGACTCGGCCTCGGCGTACGCCCCGAGGTGGCCACCACCGGCGAGGCCACCCAGGCGCTGCACTTCACCCTGCCGATGCTGCTGCGCAACCTGCTGCCGCTGATCCTCTTCTGCATCGCCCTGGCCGCCGCCCTGCGCTACGCCTCGGGGTTGATGGTGCGGGCGTTCCTGCTCCTGGGTCGGGCGATGTACGCCGCCGTCACCCTGATCCTGGTGGCGTCCATCGTCGAGTACTTCACCGGCGTCTTCACCCAGGTGTTCGGCGGCTGGGGCTTCGCCCCGATCATCGCCGACGAGGCCGACCAGTTCCGCGCCCTGGAAATCGCCGGCTACATCGGCATCATGCTCTGCGGCGCCTTTCCCATGGTCTACCTGATCAAGCGCTACCTCGCACGCCCCCTCCAGCACGTGGCGGTGCGCCTCGGCATGTCGCCGGTGGGTGCCGCCGGCCTGCTGGCGGCCTCGGCGAACATCCTGGCCATGTTCCGCCTGGTGGCCGACATGCCGCCCAAGGACAAGGTGCTGGTGATCGCCTTCGCCGTCTGCGCCGCCTTCACCTTCGGCGACCACATGGCCTTTTCCGCCAACTTCCAGCCGAGCTTGATCCTGCCGCTGATCATTGGAAAACTCGGCGGTGGCCTGATCGGCATGGCCATCGCGTACTGGCTGGCGGTGCCCAAGGCGTTGCAGCTGGGTCGCGACGAGCCCCCGCGCGACGCCCTGCGCGTGTCCGCCGGTCTGTCCTGA